The Candidatus Leptovillus gracilis genome window below encodes:
- the cas1 gene encoding CRISPR-associated endonuclease Cas1 yields MTTVYVKEQGARVARRGERLVVKSKEGSVLEEFPLTQVEQVVVMGSVQLTTQIMATLVQREIDVVFLSSYGKYRFRVEGDGSKHVALRQRQLQVMSEGRLTLPVAQAIVDAKIHNQRVILQRQASRITSSGQQDRGATVWPRDRGLFDRALTGMGQMQQSARQASDLNTLRGYEGKAAAYYFAAVRSLLDKSWGFERREYYPPPDPFNALLSFAYSLLLKDVRAAIQTVGLDLYLGFFHEVSQGRPSLALDLMEEWRPLIADALVLEMVNRGALLPDEFVQTGQKERLVELGEAGVQRVLQAYGSRLSTRLYHPLAGPGGETTLQQAVVLQARRLARLIAGQETSYEPMRAK; encoded by the coding sequence ATGACAACAGTCTATGTGAAAGAACAAGGGGCCAGGGTTGCCCGGCGCGGCGAACGCCTGGTTGTTAAATCTAAGGAAGGTTCCGTCTTGGAAGAGTTTCCCTTAACCCAGGTGGAGCAGGTGGTGGTAATGGGCAGCGTGCAGTTGACGACGCAAATCATGGCTACACTGGTACAGCGGGAGATAGATGTGGTGTTTCTCTCCAGCTACGGTAAGTATCGCTTTCGCGTCGAAGGCGACGGCTCCAAACACGTGGCGCTGCGTCAGCGCCAGTTGCAGGTAATGAGCGAAGGGCGGTTGACGCTGCCGGTGGCCCAGGCCATTGTAGACGCCAAGATTCACAACCAGCGGGTGATTTTGCAGCGGCAGGCCAGCCGGATTACCTCCAGCGGTCAACAAGACCGGGGCGCGACGGTCTGGCCGCGTGACAGAGGGCTGTTCGACAGGGCGTTGACCGGTATGGGGCAGATGCAGCAGTCGGCCAGGCAGGCGAGTGACTTGAATACCTTGCGCGGTTACGAGGGCAAAGCAGCCGCTTACTATTTCGCGGCCGTACGCAGCCTGCTGGACAAATCGTGGGGGTTTGAACGGCGCGAGTATTACCCGCCGCCAGACCCGTTTAACGCCTTGTTAAGTTTTGCTTACAGCTTGCTGCTTAAAGACGTTCGGGCGGCGATCCAGACGGTGGGTCTGGACCTGTATCTGGGCTTTTTCCACGAGGTAAGCCAGGGACGGCCGTCTCTGGCTTTAGATCTCATGGAAGAGTGGCGGCCCCTTATTGCCGACGCGCTGGTCTTGGAAATGGTCAATCGCGGGGCGCTGCTGCCGGATGAATTTGTCCAGACCGGGCAAAAAGAGCGCCTCGTCGAACTGGGGGAAGCGGGGGTGCAGCGAGTGCTGCAAGCTTATGGCAGCCGACTCAGTACCCGGTTGTATCACCCGTTGGCTGGACCGGGCGGCGAAACGACGCTGCAGCAGGCGGTGGTGCTGCAAGCGCGGCGGTTGGCGCGGCTGATAGCCGGACAGGAAACAAGCTATGAGCCGATGCGGGCGAAGTGA
- a CDS encoding ribonuclease HI family protein: MSNRVTIHVDGAVSGTEHAGAAAIARSQEGYFVGWLSRQLEPMSNNEAEYHAALLGLTLAHRLGARTVEIISDSEVVVRQMQGQSRVLSGRLKRLHQETCARLGHFEAVSFRHVTREQNHLADALAAEALAGRVVRMPQAARRFLGV; this comes from the coding sequence ATGTCTAATCGGGTGACAATTCACGTGGATGGGGCGGTGTCCGGCACAGAACATGCTGGCGCGGCGGCCATTGCGCGCTCGCAAGAAGGTTACTTCGTCGGCTGGTTAAGCCGTCAACTAGAGCCAATGTCCAACAACGAGGCGGAGTACCATGCGGCATTGTTGGGTCTGACGCTGGCGCATCGCCTGGGGGCCAGAACAGTGGAAATCATCTCCGATTCCGAGGTGGTGGTACGGCAGATGCAAGGGCAGAGCCGCGTGTTGAGCGGGCGGTTGAAAAGGCTGCATCAGGAAACATGCGCTCGTCTGGGTCATTTTGAGGCGGTGTCCTTTCGGCATGTGACGCGGGAGCAAAACCACCTGGCCGATGCCCTGGCCGCCGAAGCGTTGGCCGGTCGGGTGGTGCGTATGCCGCAGGCGGCCCGGCGATTCTTGGGGGTATGA
- a CDS encoding DUF370 domain-containing protein, whose amino-acid sequence MKWVVVVGEGLIALERIVAVGRVEAMPMRRLLRALPPARLVSLTGGKKRETAVVLDSGHVVITAVPLAELHRRLLQAQQGDGHLVLNGGDDDERSEIFMG is encoded by the coding sequence ATGAAATGGGTGGTCGTGGTTGGCGAAGGGCTGATAGCTCTGGAACGGATCGTGGCGGTGGGACGGGTGGAGGCAATGCCCATGCGCCGGCTGCTGCGCGCGCTGCCACCGGCTCGTCTGGTCTCGCTGACGGGCGGCAAGAAACGGGAAACGGCCGTTGTCCTGGACAGTGGTCATGTGGTGATAACAGCCGTGCCTCTGGCCGAACTGCACCGGCGGCTGCTTCAGGCACAACAAGGGGATGGTCATTTGGTCTTGAATGGAGGTGATGACGATGAGCGGTCTGAAATTTTCATGGGGTAA
- a CDS encoding WYL domain-containing protein encodes MPAQTLPQTKSAPSANMPTPLTPVTLTLLLAYLHYYTPELLPRGHFIAPTHLRIMAHWIGRPAPKLRSIRQHPFLAAHVALLQGAGFIPTTGPRLIPLPPVTDWLHATFSEQVHRLLVPLGNPSVWQETLAHLGLGETITEDLTVYLQQLLERQLAAPAPDESGAMDWLPDSNDDSWLLRLPDALPLWLHFDLRQFGDWSPGQPLICTPLTIATAAQRGYGQAAMQWILETATHQPLPEKRQKQLALWLRRAHAFQVQTVRLLTTAQHQQLKTIIRQKRLRESVISQVSPHHALVTGEMLPKLEKWLAAQGYPLRYYPSEAAEPGSNKDKSAEYHWLGLRVLVGLGDLLPLPYPAPHALLEDAAHSLPPETIHDLEHLAQQTLDNLRQAVRGRDAFFPSERPIPEAWLAVIRQAIYEQTPLKLCYQALGERKPSWREVQPLRLEESGALVYLYVYCYRAEANLTLRLDRVEEIEV; translated from the coding sequence ATGCCAGCTCAAACTCTCCCACAAACAAAATCGGCGCCTTCCGCCAATATGCCGACGCCTCTCACGCCGGTCACCCTGACGCTGCTCCTGGCCTACCTCCACTATTATACCCCAGAACTGCTGCCCAGGGGTCATTTCATCGCTCCCACCCACCTGCGCATCATGGCCCATTGGATCGGCCGACCGGCGCCTAAACTTCGCTCTATCCGCCAGCACCCGTTCCTGGCCGCCCACGTCGCCCTGTTGCAAGGCGCTGGCTTTATCCCAACCACCGGACCACGCCTCATCCCCTTGCCCCCGGTCACAGATTGGCTGCACGCCACCTTTTCCGAACAGGTTCACCGGCTGCTGGTCCCGCTGGGCAATCCCTCGGTCTGGCAAGAAACGCTCGCGCACCTCGGCCTGGGGGAGACCATCACCGAAGACCTCACCGTCTATCTGCAGCAGCTCTTGGAACGACAACTAGCGGCTCCCGCACCTGACGAGTCCGGCGCGATGGATTGGCTGCCTGATTCAAACGACGATTCCTGGCTATTGCGTCTGCCAGACGCTTTGCCGCTCTGGCTCCACTTCGACCTGCGTCAGTTCGGAGATTGGTCACCCGGCCAACCTCTCATCTGCACGCCGCTCACCATCGCTACGGCTGCGCAGCGCGGCTATGGGCAGGCGGCGATGCAGTGGATTTTGGAGACCGCTACCCACCAGCCGCTGCCAGAAAAGCGGCAAAAACAGCTCGCCCTTTGGCTGCGCCGCGCCCACGCTTTCCAGGTTCAGACCGTCCGCTTACTGACGACGGCGCAGCATCAGCAGCTTAAAACCATCATCCGGCAGAAACGGCTGCGCGAATCGGTCATCTCCCAGGTCTCGCCCCATCACGCGCTTGTCACTGGCGAGATGCTGCCAAAACTGGAGAAATGGCTAGCCGCACAGGGCTACCCCCTGCGCTATTACCCCTCAGAAGCAGCTGAACCGGGCAGCAACAAGGATAAATCGGCCGAATACCACTGGCTTGGCTTACGGGTTCTCGTTGGTCTGGGCGACCTGCTTCCCCTGCCCTACCCAGCACCGCACGCGCTGCTGGAGGATGCCGCTCACTCCTTGCCGCCGGAAACCATCCATGATCTGGAACACCTGGCCCAACAAACCCTGGACAACTTGCGGCAGGCGGTTCGCGGGCGTGATGCTTTTTTCCCCAGTGAACGTCCCATCCCGGAGGCATGGCTTGCGGTTATCCGGCAAGCTATCTATGAGCAAACGCCTCTCAAGCTCTGTTACCAGGCGCTTGGCGAGCGCAAGCCTTCCTGGCGCGAAGTGCAGCCGCTCCGCCTGGAAGAGTCAGGCGCGTTGGTTTACCTTTACGTCTACTGCTATCGCGCCGAAGCCAATCTTACGCTCCGCCTGGATCGCGTTGAGGAAATAGAAGTTTGA
- the cas2 gene encoding CRISPR-associated endonuclease Cas2, producing the protein MKRGQVMRIVISYDISDDKRRRLIAKIMEGHGYRVQYSVFECDLTEKQLRALQKQLRRLVKAKEMDSIRFYPLPADAVEKIEVMGADYARTLGIFSVV; encoded by the coding sequence ATGAAGCGAGGCCAGGTTATGCGCATAGTAATAAGTTACGACATCAGTGACGATAAACGGCGGCGGCTGATAGCCAAAATTATGGAGGGGCACGGGTATCGGGTGCAGTACAGCGTGTTTGAGTGTGACCTGACGGAAAAGCAGCTGCGCGCCTTGCAGAAACAACTGCGTCGGCTGGTGAAGGCCAAAGAGATGGACAGCATTCGCTTCTATCCCTTGCCGGCTGACGCCGTGGAGAAAATCGAGGTCATGGGCGCTGACTACGCCAGGACGTTGGGGATATTTTCAGTGGTGTAG